One window of the Xenopus tropicalis strain Nigerian chromosome 10, UCB_Xtro_10.0, whole genome shotgun sequence genome contains the following:
- the LOC100488540 gene encoding actin-related protein 2/3 complex subunit 1A-B, protein MSLYSFGTDPISCHAWNQDRTQVAISPNNNLVQIYQRSDNEWKKIHELTEHNGRVTGIDWAPTSNRLVTCAADRNAYVWSLRDGAWKPTLVLLRINRAATCVKWSPRENKLAVGSGSKIISVCYFEKENDWWLSKHIKKSIGSTILSLAWHPNNVLLAAGSSDFQCRVFSGYVKEIDDKPSPTHWGTKIPFGELLFQSGEKGGWVHGVAFSPSGRYLAWVDHNSCVSVADSAEDKAVTRLSTEYLPFLSLLFVNECQLLAAGHDCAPYLFSYGGSGKLDFEAKIDVQKETTKTALSAMSHFRNLDKKGAKESERSDVTTLHQNSISQLSIVDGDPSDVTAFSSTGIDGALVIWSLKA, encoded by the exons ATGTCCCTGTACAGTTTCGGGACAGATCCAATATCCTGTCACGCGTGGAACCAGGACCGAACCC AAGTCGCCATCAGTCCCAATAACAACCTGGTGCAGATTTACCAGAGATCCGACAACGAGTGGAAGAAGATCCACGAACTGACAGAACATAACGGAAGGGTCACAG GTATCGACTGGGCCCCCACTTCCAACCGCCTTGTCACCTGTGCGGCCGACAGAAACGCCTACGTCTGGTCGCTACGGGACGGCGCCTGGAAACCAACCCTCGTCCTTCTGCGCATCAACCGCGCCGCCACCTGCGTGAAATGGTCGCCCCGCGAGAACAAGCTCGCCGTGGGCAGCGGCTCCAAGATCATCTCCGTCTGCTACTTCGAGAAGGAAAATGATTG GTGGCTGAGCAAACACATCAAGAAATCCATTGGCTCCACCATCCTCAGCCTGGCCTGGCACCCCAATAATGTCCTGCTGGCCGCGGGGAGCAGTGACTTCCAGTGCCG GGTATTTTCGGGGTACGTGAAGGAAATCGACGACAAGCCGAGCCCGACACATTGGGGGACCAAGATACCTTTCGGGGAGCTGTTGTTCCAGAGTGGGGAGAAGGGGGGATGGGTACACGGAGTGGCCTTCTCGCCCAGCGGTCGGTACCTGGCCTGGGTCGACCATAACAGCTGCGTCAGTGTCGCCGATTCGGCCGAAGACAAAGC GGTGACGCGGCTGAGTACCGAGTATCTGCCCTTCCTGTCGCTGCTCTTTGTGAACGAGTGCCAGCTCCTCGCCGCA GGGCATGACTGCGCTCCCTATCTCTTCTCATACGGCGGCTCGGGGAAGTTGGACTTCGAGGCCAAGATTGACGTTCAGAAAGAGACCACCAAGACCGCCCTCTCCGCGATGAGCCACTTCCGTAACCTGGACAAGAAGGGGGCGAAGGAGAGTGAGCGCTCCGATGTGACCACCCTGCACCAGAACAgcatcag CCAACTGTCCATCGTGGATGGAGACCCGTCCGACGTAACCGCGTTCAGTAGCACCGGGATCGACGGCGCTTTGGTTATCTGGTCGCTCAAG GCCTGA